One window of Luteolibacter sp. Y139 genomic DNA carries:
- a CDS encoding VOC family protein, translated as MMPPPLLNLVVIRSADLDRAERFYRVLGLSFERHRHGSGPEHLAAQPFAGGYVFEIYPASAKAGSTAGVRIGFSMDGVDSYLDGLVEAGGTIITAAADSEWGRRAVVADPDGHRVELVMPLGR; from the coding sequence ATGATGCCTCCGCCATTGCTGAATCTGGTCGTCATTCGTTCCGCGGATCTTGATCGTGCGGAGCGTTTCTATCGTGTGCTGGGTCTGAGCTTCGAGCGGCATCGGCATGGTTCGGGTCCGGAGCATCTCGCGGCCCAGCCATTTGCGGGTGGGTATGTGTTTGAGATTTATCCTGCGAGTGCGAAGGCAGGTTCCACGGCCGGTGTGCGCATTGGTTTTAGCATGGATGGGGTGGATTCGTATCTGGATGGGCTGGTGGAGGCAGGTGGCACGATCATTACGGCTGCTGCTGACAGCGAGTGGGGACGGCGCGCTGTTGTTGCGGATCCAGATGGGCACCGGGTGGAGCTGGTGATGCCGCTGGGCCGTTAG
- a CDS encoding tetratricopeptide repeat protein: MNRMLTRIDPRVIRLGALGAVVGLGLVSMITFAPGSRNWIGATVFGVFPQVLLLGPMIVTTALERSRRGKEWRPYLLVNGVVALLFAIFCGAVTYSMLPPRPEPVPHAIPVPAGASAAPAEETEAEKARREELSLAQDLVRRLIYRHDIAGALEKFDAFPEDVKTEPEFLLLRGSCHVERRDFDAALKCFREAEKKMPGDAQIQFNIAEVYFVTKKWNDAIVAFKRVTPREGPNAELLRGLVAFKIMLCEEGRGNAADVERIAAENLKDADSVLGAYTKAAMEFRAKNDKEAKATLADASTRFRLNTDLAAWNDTMIEFGYYP, from the coding sequence ATGAATCGCATGCTCACACGGATCGACCCTCGCGTGATCCGGTTGGGGGCGCTGGGTGCAGTGGTCGGTCTGGGCCTGGTGTCGATGATCACGTTCGCGCCCGGCTCGCGGAATTGGATAGGGGCGACCGTCTTCGGGGTGTTTCCGCAGGTTTTGCTTTTGGGGCCCATGATCGTAACCACGGCTCTCGAACGGAGCAGGCGGGGGAAGGAGTGGCGTCCCTATCTGCTCGTGAACGGCGTGGTGGCGCTCTTGTTCGCGATCTTCTGTGGAGCCGTGACTTATTCGATGCTGCCGCCGAGGCCGGAGCCAGTCCCTCATGCAATCCCGGTGCCAGCGGGCGCGTCAGCCGCTCCCGCCGAAGAGACCGAGGCGGAGAAGGCGAGGCGAGAGGAGCTTTCCCTGGCGCAGGATCTGGTCCGGCGTTTGATCTACAGGCACGACATCGCAGGGGCACTGGAGAAGTTCGATGCCTTCCCCGAGGACGTGAAAACGGAGCCTGAATTCCTCCTCCTGCGGGGCTCTTGCCATGTGGAGAGGAGGGACTTCGATGCTGCCCTGAAGTGTTTCCGGGAGGCGGAGAAGAAGATGCCGGGGGATGCGCAGATCCAGTTCAACATTGCGGAGGTGTACTTCGTTACCAAGAAGTGGAACGATGCGATCGTGGCATTCAAGCGGGTGACGCCGCGTGAGGGTCCGAATGCGGAGCTCCTGCGTGGACTGGTCGCCTTCAAGATCATGCTGTGCGAGGAAGGGCGGGGGAATGCTGCCGACGTCGAGCGGATCGCCGCGGAGAACTTGAAGGATGCGGATAGCGTGCTGGGCGCGTATACGAAGGCTGCGATGGAATTCCGCGCGAAGAACGACAAAGAGGCGAAGGCCACGCTCGCCGATGCCTCTACAAGATTCCGCCTCAACACTGACCTTGCGGCGTGGAATGACACGATGATCGAGTTTGGCTACTATCCGTGA
- a CDS encoding tetratricopeptide repeat protein gives MKSLLIGSSIALVFMMPACKKPVSGGSSIASGGAAVESGAATTAHGAAGGKAEGAEAGKGKVADRGSREELSKSLKSANAAFGKHDIEGTMKVLDEVPEEFRGDPGFLTLRGACYTEKRDFKAALEDFKEAAKKKPGDPSIRFNIAEMSFVTKDWDEAIKAFQVLQSQGAVKGTVGELVDFKLMLCEEGRGNDAEFERRAAENLKEADTLLAAYTKAAMEYRDGKADEAKATLADASAKFTDRGEVSPYYDTMVEFGYDPRK, from the coding sequence ATGAAGTCTCTCCTTATCGGCAGTTCCATCGCGCTAGTTTTCATGATGCCGGCTTGCAAGAAGCCGGTGAGCGGTGGGAGTTCGATTGCCTCGGGTGGAGCGGCGGTGGAGTCGGGTGCTGCGACGACGGCGCATGGCGCGGCGGGAGGTAAGGCTGAGGGTGCGGAGGCGGGGAAGGGTAAGGTGGCGGATCGGGGTTCTCGCGAAGAGCTATCGAAGTCGCTGAAGTCGGCCAACGCGGCTTTCGGGAAGCATGACATCGAGGGGACGATGAAGGTTCTGGATGAAGTGCCGGAGGAGTTCAGGGGGGACCCGGGTTTTCTGACGCTGCGGGGTGCGTGCTACACGGAAAAGAGGGACTTCAAGGCGGCGCTGGAGGACTTCAAGGAAGCGGCGAAGAAGAAGCCGGGGGATCCATCGATCCGGTTCAACATTGCGGAGATGAGTTTCGTGACGAAGGACTGGGATGAGGCGATCAAGGCATTCCAGGTGCTGCAGTCGCAGGGAGCGGTGAAGGGGACCGTGGGCGAGCTGGTGGATTTCAAGCTGATGCTGTGCGAGGAGGGGCGGGGGAATGACGCGGAGTTTGAGCGTCGTGCGGCGGAGAATTTGAAGGAGGCGGATACGCTGCTGGCGGCGTATACGAAGGCGGCGATGGAATACCGCGATGGAAAGGCGGATGAGGCGAAGGCGACGCTGGCCGATGCGTCGGCGAAGTTCACGGATCGCGGGGAGGTTTCGCCGTACTATGATACGATGGTGGAGTTCGGGTATGATCCGCGGAAGTGA